The genomic interval CGACGAGACGAGCAGTGGACGCTCCATCACGTATTGCTTCATCGGCTTGAACAAGGTTTCTCCGATCCAAATAGTGCGCCTCCACCCGCTGATGTATTTTGGTCGTTCACTACGCTTGACTCCGGGGAGGTGTCGTTTACTGACGCCGAACTCAGAGCGATAGAGTCTGTTCTTGCAGAGTATCACCATTCTACAGGCTGGTGGGCCAGTGAGCGGTCCCGCCTCGAATCACTCCTTCACCGCGTCCCATCTGTCCGTGATACGAGCTGTCGATCCCAGGGGATGGTTCTTGATGGTCGCCTTGTCGCCGTCGATTATGAAATGGTGTATCACGAAGAGTGGATGTTTGACCCGTTGTGCTGGCGCTGGTCGAAGTTTCTCCGCCGGGATACTCCCTATACTGCTGCGACCAATCTCGAAATCAGTGAGCGCGATCATTCCGGTAGGGTATCTTCACGTCACCGAAGATTGGTTGAGGAGATGCACTACTCAACAATACTGTCGCGTAGATCGATTAAAAATCTGGGACGGAAACCAAAGCGGAGAGCTCGTCATTAGCTACAGCTATCAATGCGAGTATGTACCCGTTGCCGTTGGCTTCTCGCTTGATGCGACCTCTATCTGCTCTCCAGCTGGTTTTTTTGCTTCGAGCGCAGCAAGTCCATCGTGGACCGTATGAACTTCTTCGCTAGTCCTATGCGGATAGATCGCCTGGGTCGTTGTATCGTTATAGATCACCAGACAGAGTAGCGGTAGTGTGGTGTAGGTGCCATTTTCGGTGTTGCCATCATCACTTGATTTGGTGTCAGAGCGCCCAAAAGCGGGACCAAGGGTACAATTATGGGTTTCTTCCCATTGTTCGAACTCGGAGAGTAGTTTCTGTGTCTCGGTGGGATCTCGATCGTTCGAAATGGACATTCCCATCGACGATCCCCACGTGTCGATATCAAGGTCAGCGATTATTCCTTCCGTCTTGAACTCTTGAAGCTGGTCGATAACGTCGGATTGGACTGGACTGATTCCTTTAGGAACGAGTGTTCGCAGCCGTACGACGGCACGAGGCACAGTAGCGGTCATGATGTTATCTCGCTTATCGAGTGGTTCTGACAGCTGTATCTGCCCTCGGACTGGGTGACGAGATCCGCGGCGATGAGGGTATTCAAGACTGGGTACAGCGTCAGCTTCTCCAAGTCAAGCGCTGCGTGGAGTTCGTCGATCGTTGCCGGCTCACTGTTTGATAAGTACACGTACACGAGCTTCGAGGTACTTGAGTCCAGATTAGGTGGTACTGATTCGATAGTCGCTTCGGACTGGTTGGAAATGGGTTGTTGGGAATTCATGGCGTTGGGATTTGGGTGGCGTTGTACGGCTGGTTCGACGGGATTGGGTACTACCCCCGTCTTGACTATACTCTTGAGCGATGATCACTTAGAGTCTTATAATATCCAACATTATGGGAAAAGAGCAGTCAGCTACGCTCCGGAGAGAGCAATAGCGTTTGGAAGACACTGTAGTGTCCTTTTTCAGTACGATGGTTATAACGACGACTCTGAACTACTCAACCCAGCAAATTCTCGTAGTCAGCTCCTCATAGACATTGGTTGACCTTATCGGCGTCTATACGCTCAGTACTCTTCAACAACTGTGTGCCCTTCTTCAGTCAGCGTGTAGAGTGTCGCTGGAATCCCGGTCTCATGTTCGCCAACGTACTGAGTTCCCACAGGCGTGATGAGATCCCATGAGTCAAGAATCGAGAGCTGGTAGTGTTTGCTTCCGTCCGGAATCTCAGCATAGTCTCGAATCTTGCTTGAACGCAGTTCATCGTGTTCAGCAAGGGCTTCGAGGATCCGATAGCGATCGTCTGTCAG from Halalkalicoccus subterraneus carries:
- a CDS encoding ArsR family transcriptional regulator; the protein is MQKPTTEKELQAALTDDRYRILEALAEHDELRSSKIRDYAEIPDGSKHYQLSILDSWDLITPVGTQYVGEHETGIPATLYTLTEEGHTVVEEY
- a CDS encoding DUF7853 family protein; the protein is MSSSSEKKQPLSLRRDEQWTLHHVLLHRLEQGFSDPNSAPPPADVFWSFTTLDSGEVSFTDAELRAIESVLAEYHHSTGWWASERSRLESLLHRVPSVRDTSCRSQGMVLDGRLVAVDYEMVYHEEWMFDPLCWRWSKFLRRDTPYTAATNLEISERDHSGRVSSRHRRLVEEMHYSTILSRRSIKNLGRKPKRRARH
- a CDS encoding helix-turn-helix domain-containing protein, whose protein sequence is MYVYLSNSEPATIDELHAALDLEKLTLYPVLNTLIAADLVTQSEGRYSCQNHSISEITS
- a CDS encoding HTH domain-containing protein; protein product: MTATVPRAVVRLRTLVPKGISPVQSDVIDQLQEFKTEGIIADLDIDTWGSSMGMSISNDRDPTETQKLLSEFEQWEETHNCTLGPAFGRSDTKSSDDGNTENGTYTTLPLLCLVIYNDTTTQAIYPHRTSEEVHTVHDGLAALEAKKPAGEQIEVASSEKPTATGTYSH